A window of the Vibrio ostreae genome harbors these coding sequences:
- the pflB gene encoding formate C-acetyltransferase, translating into MAEQFAKAWEGFAAGDWQNEVNVRDFIQKNYTPYEGDESFLVSEGTEATNKLWAQVMEGIKQENSTHAPVDFDTSVISTITAHDAGYINKDLETIVGLQTEKPLKRAIIPNGGIRMVEGSCKVYGRELDPQVSKIYSEYRKTHNQGVFDIYTPDIIKCRKSGVLTGLPDAYGRGRIIGDYRRIALYGIDFLMKDKFAQFSSLQAKFENGEDLQLTMQLREEVAEQHRALGQIKEMAAKYGYDISRPAETAQEAIQWTYFGYLAAVKSQNGAAMSLGRTSTFLDVYIQRDIEAGKLTEDQAQEMIDHFVMKLRMVRFLRTPEYDELFSGDPIWATESMGGMGLDGRTLVTRTNFRFLNSLYTMGPSPEPNITVLWSESLPEGFKKFCAKVSIDTSSIQYENDDLMRPDMESDDYAIACCVSPMVVGKQMQFFGARANLAKTMLYTINGGVDEKLKIQVGPKMEKISAEVLDYDDLMQRMDHFMDWLAKQYVTALNAIHFMHDKYSYEASLMALHDLDVKRTMACGIAGLSVAADSLSAIKYAKVKPVRDEDGVAIDFQIEGDYPKFGNNDPRVDDIACQLVTMFMNKIRALKTYRNAIPTQSILTITSNVVYGKKTGTTPDGRKAGAPFAPGANPMHGRDEKGAVASLTSVGKLPFADAKDGISYTFSIVPNALGKDTEAQKANLAGLMDGYFHHEAGIEGGQHLNVNVLNRETLLDAVKHPEKYPQLTIRVSGYAVRFNSLTTEQQQDVIARTFTDSL; encoded by the coding sequence ATGGCAGAGCAATTTGCTAAAGCTTGGGAAGGTTTTGCAGCAGGTGACTGGCAAAACGAAGTAAACGTTCGTGATTTCATTCAGAAGAACTACACACCGTACGAAGGCGACGAATCTTTCCTTGTTTCTGAAGGTACTGAAGCAACCAACAAGCTTTGGGCACAGGTAATGGAAGGCATCAAACAGGAAAACTCCACCCACGCTCCTGTTGATTTTGATACTTCAGTTATCTCTACCATCACTGCTCACGATGCAGGCTACATCAATAAAGATCTGGAAACGATTGTTGGTCTTCAGACTGAAAAACCACTGAAACGTGCCATCATCCCTAACGGCGGTATCCGCATGGTTGAGGGTTCTTGTAAAGTGTACGGCCGTGAGCTGGATCCTCAAGTCTCAAAAATCTACTCCGAGTACCGTAAAACTCACAACCAGGGTGTATTTGATATCTACACACCTGACATCATCAAATGTCGTAAGTCCGGCGTTCTGACCGGTCTGCCAGATGCCTACGGACGTGGCCGTATCATCGGTGACTACCGTCGTATCGCTCTGTACGGTATCGACTTCCTGATGAAAGACAAATTTGCTCAGTTCAGCTCTCTGCAAGCGAAATTCGAAAATGGCGAAGATCTGCAACTGACCATGCAACTGCGTGAAGAAGTGGCTGAACAGCACCGTGCGCTTGGCCAAATCAAAGAGATGGCAGCAAAATACGGCTACGATATTTCTCGTCCGGCTGAAACCGCACAAGAAGCGATTCAGTGGACTTACTTCGGCTACCTGGCTGCAGTGAAATCGCAAAACGGCGCGGCCATGTCTCTGGGTCGTACTTCAACCTTCCTGGATGTGTACATTCAGCGTGATATCGAAGCGGGTAAACTGACTGAGGACCAAGCTCAGGAAATGATCGACCACTTCGTGATGAAACTGCGTATGGTACGTTTCCTGCGCACTCCTGAGTACGATGAACTGTTCTCTGGCGACCCAATCTGGGCAACGGAATCTATGGGCGGTATGGGCCTTGACGGCCGTACACTGGTCACTCGGACTAACTTCCGCTTCCTGAACAGCCTGTACACCATGGGTCCTTCTCCAGAGCCAAACATCACTGTGCTTTGGTCTGAAAGCCTGCCTGAAGGCTTCAAGAAGTTCTGTGCGAAAGTGTCTATCGACACCTCATCTATCCAGTATGAGAACGATGACCTGATGCGTCCGGACATGGAATCTGACGACTACGCCATTGCATGTTGTGTATCACCAATGGTGGTCGGCAAACAGATGCAGTTCTTCGGTGCTCGTGCCAACCTGGCAAAAACCATGCTGTACACCATCAACGGTGGTGTGGATGAGAAACTGAAAATCCAGGTCGGCCCTAAGATGGAAAAAATCAGCGCCGAAGTTCTGGACTACGATGACCTGATGCAACGCATGGACCACTTCATGGACTGGCTGGCAAAACAGTACGTTACTGCACTGAACGCGATTCACTTCATGCATGACAAATACAGCTATGAAGCGTCTCTGATGGCTCTGCATGATCTGGACGTGAAACGTACTATGGCATGCGGTATTGCTGGTCTGTCTGTTGCGGCTGACTCTCTGTCTGCTATCAAGTACGCGAAAGTGAAACCAGTACGTGACGAAGACGGCGTAGCGATCGACTTCCAAATCGAAGGCGATTACCCTAAATTTGGTAACAACGACCCTCGTGTTGATGATATCGCTTGCCAGCTGGTCACCATGTTCATGAACAAGATTCGTGCACTGAAAACTTACCGCAATGCGATTCCGACTCAGTCTATCCTGACTATCACTTCAAACGTGGTATACGGTAAGAAAACAGGTACGACACCTGACGGTCGTAAAGCAGGCGCGCCATTTGCACCGGGTGCTAACCCAATGCACGGCCGTGATGAGAAAGGCGCCGTCGCCTCTCTGACTTCAGTCGGTAAACTGCCGTTTGCAGATGCGAAAGATGGTATCTCGTACACCTTCTCTATCGTACCAAATGCACTGGGTAAAGATACTGAAGCGCAAAAAGCGAACCTGGCAGGTCTGATGGATGGTTACTTCCACCACGAAGCGGGTATCGAAGGTGGTCAGCACCTGAACGTGAACGTACTGAACCGTGAAACGCTGCTTGATGCAGTGAAACATCCAGAGAAATATCCGCAGTTGACTATCCGTGTATCCGGTTACGCAGTGCGCTTTAACTCTCTGACTACTGAGCAGCAACAAGACGTTATCGCTCGTACTTTCACTGACTCACTGTAA
- a CDS encoding ABC transporter ATP-binding protein gives MTDVPALDIKDLHKTFGQNEVLKGISLQAHKGDVISIIGSSGSGKSTFLRCINLLETPTAGDIWVKGEQIQMKKDRQGHSSPANEKQVQRIRSRLAMVFQGFNLWSHMTVLENVIEAPVHVLGVPKAQAIENAELLLKKVGLYERRDYYPGHLSGGQQQRAAIARALAVDPEVMLFDEPTSALDPELVGEVLGVMRDLAEEGRTMLVVTHEMAFARDVSNHVMFLHQGRVEEQGDPAKLFKNPDSQRLKQFISSIY, from the coding sequence ATGACAGATGTACCAGCGCTGGATATAAAAGACCTGCACAAAACTTTTGGCCAGAATGAAGTACTGAAGGGCATTTCTCTTCAGGCTCACAAGGGTGACGTAATTTCGATTATCGGATCATCCGGCTCGGGTAAAAGTACCTTTCTAAGATGCATTAACTTGCTCGAAACCCCGACAGCAGGGGATATTTGGGTTAAGGGCGAACAAATTCAGATGAAGAAAGACCGTCAGGGTCACTCTTCACCAGCCAATGAAAAACAGGTGCAGCGTATCCGTTCACGCCTGGCGATGGTTTTTCAGGGCTTCAATCTGTGGTCACACATGACGGTACTGGAGAACGTGATTGAAGCTCCGGTGCACGTTCTTGGTGTACCTAAAGCACAAGCTATTGAAAATGCCGAACTATTGCTGAAAAAAGTAGGTTTATACGAACGGCGTGATTATTATCCGGGTCACCTGTCCGGTGGTCAGCAGCAACGTGCCGCGATTGCGCGGGCTTTAGCTGTCGATCCGGAAGTGATGCTGTTTGATGAACCGACATCAGCTCTCGATCCCGAGTTGGTTGGTGAGGTTTTAGGCGTAATGCGGGACTTGGCCGAAGAAGGCCGCACCATGCTGGTGGTGACGCATGAAATGGCGTTTGCCCGCGATGTGTCTAACCACGTGATGTTCTTGCATCAGGGACGGGTTGAAGAGCAGGGTGATCCGGCTAAATTATTTAAGAATCCGGATTCACAGCGTCTGAAGCAGTTTATTTCCTCGATTTACTGA
- a CDS encoding energy-coupling factor ABC transporter permease, with translation MAPETVFSLIVALTFVVIALRDVRTNFWPKFSADKSFQHLTFFVIFALFLLWSARASVKQDLHIHFLALTTLTMMYGWRCAYFLTIPVIGALMTVGSLSAAGALHTLMISALLPILISYAVFALSYHYLPRNIFVFIFVAGFFNGGLTALLHLLFNSLYQYTFSRYDWATIVDNYLMLAPLIAFPEGLLNGMALAILSVFKPEWLRVFSDRDYIYNHYHNK, from the coding sequence GTGGCGCCTGAAACTGTCTTCTCTCTGATCGTCGCCCTGACCTTTGTTGTCATTGCCTTGCGCGATGTGCGGACCAATTTCTGGCCCAAGTTTAGCGCTGATAAATCATTTCAGCATCTGACCTTTTTTGTCATCTTCGCCCTGTTTCTGCTCTGGTCAGCGCGCGCCAGTGTCAAGCAAGACCTGCACATTCATTTTCTCGCCCTGACAACATTAACCATGATGTACGGCTGGCGCTGTGCTTATTTCCTAACCATCCCTGTTATTGGCGCCCTGATGACAGTCGGCAGCCTCAGTGCTGCTGGCGCCCTGCATACGCTGATGATTTCTGCGCTGCTGCCAATTTTAATCAGCTACGCAGTTTTTGCTCTCAGTTATCATTATCTGCCACGTAATATTTTTGTATTTATTTTCGTGGCCGGCTTCTTCAATGGCGGTCTTACCGCGCTGCTGCATCTGCTGTTCAACTCGCTGTATCAATACACATTCAGTCGCTACGACTGGGCGACCATCGTCGATAATTACCTGATGCTGGCCCCATTGATCGCTTTTCCGGAGGGGCTACTTAACGGCATGGCCCTGGCCATCCTGTCGGTATTCAAGCCTGAATGGCTGAGAGTCTTTTCAGATCGGGATTACATTTACAATCACTATCACAACAAGTAA
- a CDS encoding DUF3360 family protein, whose protein sequence is MSDVANLERSDIDTQSYSELHRPASEFASRSDYLDHELQIMKPRRFGLNLPGRDFRFELEDLVPALAGTIGIIAMYSAVMMSWADGLTQAWDHINLGKEFAIEVSRVEMLLPALFFCVLASGFINPKANLAGNHGPMIPLIGSIALAGAHPLALAILLGVFGLLLSYFKGGSKLVNLTSEGTAGGLLIFLGFTGTMSQITSIQTWATNLQSADVVAGSMGYVGLVVLGINIVIYAILAKLSLRWLAIPVCAMSGLLIAMVFGAGFDLRFETQMGLPNLNPVYWWGSTTEGWMLGLPNLQHFIASLPFAILAVAMWSPDFLGHRIFQELNYPRKTEKVLMDVDDTMTMCSVRQMVGTALGGGNITSSWGTYMIPAAIAKRPIPGGAIILGLLVMTIAILGFPMDVAVWPPVMRCALLVGVFLPLLEAGMQMIKDTKSSQAAGICIFGSAVVNPVLAWALTMLLDNNGLIGDKERAAKLSFVDKVIIPGGVLIICLVAMLAVGMLESQYGLQAWLH, encoded by the coding sequence ATGTCAGACGTAGCCAACCTAGAGCGCTCAGACATCGACACACAGAGCTACAGTGAGCTCCATCGTCCTGCATCTGAGTTTGCAAGCCGTTCCGATTATCTTGATCACGAACTGCAGATCATGAAACCGCGCCGTTTCGGTCTCAATTTGCCCGGACGTGATTTTCGTTTTGAACTGGAAGACCTGGTCCCCGCTCTGGCTGGTACTATCGGTATTATCGCGATGTATTCTGCGGTGATGATGTCCTGGGCCGATGGCCTGACTCAAGCCTGGGACCATATTAACCTCGGTAAAGAGTTCGCGATCGAAGTCTCCCGGGTAGAAATGCTGCTGCCAGCACTGTTTTTCTGTGTGCTGGCCTCTGGCTTTATTAACCCCAAAGCCAACCTGGCAGGCAACCACGGACCAATGATCCCTCTTATCGGCTCTATTGCACTGGCCGGTGCCCACCCTCTTGCATTGGCTATCCTGCTTGGCGTATTCGGTTTACTGCTGAGCTACTTTAAGGGTGGCTCCAAGCTGGTCAACCTGACCTCTGAAGGCACTGCCGGTGGTCTGCTCATCTTCCTTGGTTTTACCGGTACCATGAGTCAGATTACTTCGATTCAAACCTGGGCCACCAACCTGCAGTCTGCGGATGTCGTGGCGGGAAGCATGGGCTATGTCGGCTTAGTCGTACTGGGCATCAACATCGTTATCTACGCGATTCTGGCCAAGTTAAGTCTGCGCTGGCTGGCTATCCCGGTCTGTGCAATGAGCGGGCTGCTGATCGCCATGGTATTTGGCGCGGGTTTTGATTTGCGTTTTGAAACCCAGATGGGTCTGCCAAACCTGAACCCGGTCTACTGGTGGGGATCAACGACAGAAGGCTGGATGCTGGGTCTGCCAAATCTGCAACACTTCATCGCTTCGCTGCCGTTTGCCATCCTCGCCGTTGCAATGTGGTCACCGGACTTTCTGGGTCACCGAATCTTCCAGGAGCTCAACTATCCGCGTAAGACTGAAAAAGTGCTGATGGACGTCGATGACACCATGACCATGTGTTCCGTTCGTCAAATGGTGGGCACGGCACTGGGTGGCGGTAACATCACTTCGTCATGGGGCACCTATATGATTCCTGCGGCTATCGCTAAACGTCCGATTCCCGGTGGCGCTATTATTCTCGGTCTGCTGGTCATGACCATCGCTATTCTTGGCTTCCCGATGGACGTTGCCGTCTGGCCACCGGTCATGCGCTGTGCCCTGCTGGTTGGCGTGTTCCTGCCCCTGCTGGAAGCAGGCATGCAAATGATTAAAGACACCAAATCGTCACAAGCAGCTGGTATCTGTATTTTCGGCTCAGCCGTGGTTAACCCGGTTCTTGCCTGGGCACTGACGATGCTGCTGGATAACAACGGTTTGATTGGTGACAAAGAGCGCGCCGCTAAGCTTTCCTTTGTTGATAAAGTGATCATTCCGGGTGGTGTGTTAATTATCTGTTTAGTGGCTATGCTTGCTGTGGGCATGCTAGAGAGCCAGTACGGCTTGCAAGCATGGCTGCACTGA
- the pflA gene encoding pyruvate formate lyase 1-activating protein, whose amino-acid sequence MSTTGRIHSFESCGTVDGPGIRFIIFLQGCLFRCKYCHNRDTWDTHVGKEVTVDEIITEAKSYRHFMRASGGGVTCSGGESMLQPEFVRDFFRAAQAEGMHTCLDTNGYIRKYTPVIDEVLEATDLVMLDIKQMQDEIHQDLVGVSNKRTLDFARYLHKLGKTTWLRYVVVPGYTDDEESAHLLGQFIQDMDNIEKIELLPYHKLGAHKWEAMGEEYPLEGVNPPSKETMDNIVAVLEQYHSNVKY is encoded by the coding sequence ATGTCTACTACTGGTCGTATCCATTCTTTTGAGTCTTGCGGTACCGTTGATGGTCCGGGAATCCGATTCATTATTTTTCTGCAGGGTTGCTTATTCCGTTGCAAATATTGTCATAACCGCGATACCTGGGATACCCATGTCGGCAAGGAAGTGACGGTCGATGAAATCATCACAGAAGCCAAATCCTACCGCCACTTTATGCGCGCATCCGGCGGTGGCGTCACCTGTTCCGGTGGCGAATCTATGCTACAACCTGAATTTGTGCGTGACTTTTTCCGCGCAGCTCAGGCTGAGGGCATGCACACTTGCCTCGATACCAACGGTTATATTCGTAAATACACGCCTGTTATTGATGAAGTGCTTGAAGCAACCGATCTGGTGATGCTGGACATCAAACAGATGCAGGATGAAATTCATCAGGATCTGGTGGGAGTCTCCAACAAACGTACCCTGGATTTTGCCCGTTATCTGCATAAACTGGGTAAAACCACGTGGCTGCGTTATGTCGTGGTACCGGGGTATACCGATGACGAAGAGTCAGCCCACCTGCTTGGCCAGTTTATCCAGGATATGGACAATATAGAGAAAATTGAACTGCTGCCTTATCACAAACTGGGGGCACACAAATGGGAAGCGATGGGCGAAGAGTATCCGCTTGAAGGCGTTAATCCGCCGAGTAAAGAAACCATGGATAACATCGTAGCAGTTCTTGAGCAGTATCACTCAAACGTAAAATACTGA